From the Syntrophorhabdaceae bacterium genome, one window contains:
- a CDS encoding cation diffusion facilitator family transporter → MDIRQKASITAISLALILAVSKFIIGFTSNSMAVVSSGLDSVLDVFMSTMNLFAIWKASQPADDSHQYGHGKVEDMAQVVQAVVIVISGTLIIYRSIHEYLHEGTIVYSMLDVGVMLLSLAFTFIITVTLKKIAEKTNSNTLRADALHYTSDIYSNSSALVAMALTFYTGRTFFDLLFAVITGCIIIYSAFRILKNGLYGLMDTSIPEKVQNEIEGIIGQLPYPYAGYHKLRTRFSGNNKYIDFHLFICKKLNIDEAHSLADELEKTINEKTLVADITIHVEPCGLDGCDLTEETCTVLRLKAAKKIRH, encoded by the coding sequence ATGGATATAAGACAAAAGGCTTCGATCACAGCAATATCTCTGGCGTTAATCCTTGCGGTAAGTAAATTCATTATAGGTTTTACCTCCAACTCAATGGCCGTTGTCTCATCAGGGCTTGACAGTGTCCTCGACGTCTTCATGTCAACAATGAACCTTTTCGCGATATGGAAGGCATCGCAGCCGGCAGATGATTCCCACCAGTACGGTCATGGCAAGGTTGAGGACATGGCCCAGGTCGTCCAGGCGGTTGTGATCGTCATATCAGGCACGCTTATCATCTACAGGTCCATCCATGAATATTTGCATGAGGGAACTATAGTTTACTCTATGCTTGATGTCGGGGTCATGCTTCTCTCCCTTGCGTTCACTTTTATCATCACCGTAACATTGAAAAAGATCGCGGAAAAGACCAACTCCAATACCCTCAGGGCTGATGCACTTCACTACACGAGCGACATTTACTCGAACTCAAGCGCACTCGTCGCAATGGCCCTTACCTTTTACACGGGCAGGACCTTCTTCGATCTGCTCTTCGCGGTAATAACGGGCTGCATAATCATATACTCAGCCTTTCGTATCTTAAAAAACGGCCTTTACGGCCTCATGGATACAAGCATCCCTGAAAAAGTACAGAACGAGATCGAGGGGATCATTGGCCAGCTTCCTTATCCTTACGCAGGGTACCACAAGCTCAGGACAAGGTTTTCAGGAAATAATAAATACATTGACTTTCACCTTTTCATCTGTAAAAAGCTGAATATCGATGAGGCGCACAGCCTTGCCGATGAGCTTGAGAAAACGATCAATGAAAAGACACTCGTTGCAGATATCACCATCCATGTAGAGCCATGCGGTCTTGACGGATGTGATCTCACTGAAGAGACCTGTACCGTCCTCAGGTTAAAGGCAGCTAAAAAAATAAGACATTAA